In Micromonospora sp. WMMD980, the following are encoded in one genomic region:
- a CDS encoding metalloregulator ArsR/SmtB family transcription factor yields the protein MEGVGTAKTAAMPSISPLTGEPIKRADAERLAGVLKAFADPARLRLISLIQSAPQGEASVSDLTAPLGLSQPTVSHHLRILTEAGLLEREKRGVWAYYRVVPSAIAAIADLLTPPRKRATKRAR from the coding sequence ATGGAGGGCGTGGGAACTGCGAAGACTGCCGCCATGCCGTCCATCTCGCCGCTGACCGGCGAGCCGATCAAGCGTGCCGACGCCGAGCGCCTCGCCGGGGTGCTGAAGGCGTTCGCCGATCCGGCTCGGCTGCGGCTGATCAGCCTGATCCAGTCCGCCCCGCAGGGCGAGGCGTCGGTGAGTGACCTCACCGCTCCGCTCGGGCTGTCCCAGCCGACGGTGAGTCACCACCTGCGCATCCTCACCGAGGCCGGGCTGCTGGAGCGGGAGAAGCGCGGTGTCTGGGCCTACTACCGGGTGGTGCCGTCCGCGATCGCCGCGATCGCCGACCTGTTGACGCCGCCCCGCAAGCGGGCGACGAAGCGCGCCCGCTGA
- a CDS encoding transposase family protein, producing MQVISAARPEWIFPFTGLQPDQFRKLVRLVAERGGDGIADGRPGRQWALDLADRVLLVAAYWRTNLTMRQIGPLFGVSHSAAHRVIDTLAPLLALAPVRKRPVEQIAIVDGTLVPTRDHRLAARSKNYRYSTNLQVAIDASTRLVIAVGEPQPGNRNDTIVYRTSGIAEKLDGRPVMADGGYRGNPEVIMPYRKPSDGSTLPDWKEALNVEHRTVRAGVEHALARMKCFKILRDYRRAAHTLADAASGIANLHNIILTG from the coding sequence GTGCAGGTGATCTCGGCAGCCCGCCCGGAGTGGATCTTTCCGTTCACCGGGCTGCAGCCCGACCAGTTTCGCAAGCTGGTCCGGCTGGTCGCCGAACGTGGCGGTGACGGCATCGCTGACGGCCGGCCGGGCCGGCAGTGGGCTCTTGACCTCGCTGATCGGGTGCTGCTGGTGGCCGCGTACTGGCGCACGAATTTGACGATGCGGCAGATCGGCCCGTTGTTCGGGGTGTCGCACTCCGCGGCGCACCGGGTCATCGACACCCTCGCCCCGCTGCTGGCGCTGGCGCCGGTCCGCAAGCGGCCGGTGGAGCAGATCGCGATCGTCGACGGCACGCTGGTCCCGACCCGTGATCACCGGCTGGCGGCCCGGAGCAAGAACTACCGGTACTCGACGAACCTGCAGGTCGCTATCGACGCCAGCACCCGCCTGGTCATCGCCGTGGGTGAACCGCAGCCAGGCAACCGCAACGACACCATCGTCTACCGCACCTCGGGCATAGCCGAGAAGCTGGACGGGCGGCCGGTGATGGCCGACGGCGGCTACCGGGGCAACCCGGAGGTGATCATGCCGTACCGCAAGCCGTCCGACGGCAGCACGCTGCCGGACTGGAAGGAAGCCCTCAACGTCGAACACCGGACCGTCCGAGCAGGGGTCGAACACGCCCTGGCCAGGATGAAGTGCTTCAAGATCCTGCGCGACTACCGCCGTGCCGCCCACACATTGGCCGACGCCGCTTCCGGCATCGCCAACCTCCACAACATCATCCTCACCGGCTGA
- a CDS encoding YcxB family protein, which produces MHIRFDVPADPTYPGRVAAALSRVRLRRFGYVGAALAAVGAVGLAVSWALGSGDRFASLWTALLLGGLLSMLYAPWVRWRARRRSGNYAVEGGYDITDDNIMMRSGSESGGIAWDGVTRVTDDPEFWIVHVGRMPATVIPRRLMSDADAETLRAFMAGRGLLRPR; this is translated from the coding sequence GTGCACATCCGTTTCGACGTCCCGGCCGATCCCACCTACCCCGGCCGCGTGGCCGCCGCGCTCAGCCGGGTCCGGCTGCGCCGCTTCGGATACGTCGGCGCCGCGCTGGCGGCCGTCGGGGCCGTCGGTCTCGCCGTCTCGTGGGCGCTCGGGTCCGGCGACCGGTTCGCGTCGCTGTGGACCGCGCTGCTCCTGGGCGGCCTGCTGTCCATGCTCTACGCGCCGTGGGTGCGGTGGCGTGCCCGGCGACGCTCCGGTAACTACGCCGTCGAGGGCGGCTACGACATCACCGACGACAACATCATGATGCGCAGCGGCTCGGAGTCCGGCGGCATCGCCTGGGACGGCGTCACCCGGGTGACTGACGATCCGGAGTTCTGGATCGTCCACGTCGGCCGGATGCCGGCGACCGTGATCCCGCGCCGGCTGATGTCCGACGCGGACGCCGAGACGTTGCGCGCCTTCATGGCCGGGCGCGGGCTGCTCCGGCCCCGGTGA
- a CDS encoding dihydrofolate reductase family protein encodes MAKVISTLFISADGVAEIDPDWHFPYFDDNMGRAVTEDYDTADVLLIGRETYDSFAGAWPDREAAGGEDAPFAKQLGDMRKVVVSRQPLEFSWRNSELVQGDLVDAVAALKADPGVKGILIPGSISVVQQSLGAGLVDELRLLVHPVAARKGRKLFDEGDSPYHLRVSATEAFPTGVIRVIYTPAEAPGKVGYEDVKEQVPAGN; translated from the coding sequence ATGGCGAAGGTCATCTCCACGCTGTTCATCTCGGCCGACGGCGTCGCCGAGATCGACCCCGACTGGCACTTCCCCTACTTCGACGACAACATGGGTCGCGCGGTCACCGAGGACTACGACACCGCCGACGTCCTGCTCATCGGCCGGGAGACCTACGACAGCTTCGCCGGCGCGTGGCCCGACCGGGAGGCGGCCGGCGGCGAGGACGCGCCGTTCGCCAAGCAGCTCGGCGACATGCGCAAGGTGGTCGTCTCGCGGCAGCCGCTGGAGTTCTCCTGGCGCAACTCGGAGCTGGTCCAGGGCGACCTCGTCGACGCGGTCGCGGCCCTCAAGGCCGACCCGGGTGTCAAGGGCATCCTCATCCCCGGATCGATCTCGGTGGTGCAGCAGTCGCTCGGCGCCGGGCTGGTCGACGAGCTGCGCCTGCTGGTGCACCCGGTCGCCGCCCGCAAGGGCCGCAAGCTGTTCGACGAGGGTGACTCGCCGTACCATCTGCGGGTCAGCGCGACGGAGGCGTTCCCCACCGGCGTCATCCGGGTGATCTACACGCCGGCCGAGGCGCCGGGCAAGGTCGGCTACGAGGACGTCAAGGAGCAGGTGCCGGCCGGTAACTGA
- a CDS encoding transporter substrate-binding domain-containing protein: MNEAGEPRTPEPAASAPPRRGRARRLRLVALAVVLAVLAAAMVPIVLRLGPPTRDELMEQAGLKGKPQLLVGVKDDQPGVSQRLPNDVWKGFDVDIAYMIAGYLGFDRSQVRFLPVESEDRARRQARDGDGFVTVDLVIASYSITRQRQEDEGAVFSAAYLQTEQSVITLRGDPGPVSSLEDLADRTVCTLTTSTAIPRLRQAGARPIGRNRISDCVQEMFDGKVSAVTSDAAILAGFVTGDRPSDDGRRFPVTLRNVKPLRHWDIGESAAERWGVNTGPKEALRDLVDMALYASARDPRNSAWEEAYTANFRWQQRYNLPQSVAVQQQPDPRKVEVRQWPWERIALPAPAYPGSPAAPVGAFGPAGRPRRGRRSSGC; the protein is encoded by the coding sequence GTGAACGAGGCAGGCGAACCGCGCACCCCCGAACCGGCGGCGAGCGCACCACCGCGGCGCGGCCGGGCCCGCCGGCTCCGGCTGGTGGCGCTGGCGGTCGTGCTCGCCGTCCTCGCGGCGGCGATGGTCCCGATCGTGCTGCGGCTCGGCCCGCCGACCCGGGACGAGCTGATGGAGCAGGCCGGCCTGAAGGGCAAGCCGCAGCTTCTCGTCGGGGTCAAGGACGACCAGCCGGGCGTCTCCCAGCGGCTGCCGAACGACGTCTGGAAGGGCTTCGACGTCGACATCGCGTACATGATCGCCGGCTACCTCGGTTTCGACCGGTCCCAGGTGCGGTTCCTGCCGGTGGAGAGCGAGGACCGGGCTCGCCGCCAGGCCCGCGACGGCGACGGGTTCGTCACCGTCGACCTGGTGATCGCCTCCTACAGCATCACCCGGCAGCGGCAGGAGGACGAGGGCGCGGTCTTCTCCGCCGCCTACCTCCAGACGGAGCAGTCGGTGATCACCCTGCGCGGCGACCCCGGCCCGGTGAGCAGCCTGGAGGACCTGGCGGACCGCACCGTGTGCACGCTGACCACCTCGACCGCCATCCCACGCCTGCGCCAGGCCGGCGCGCGGCCGATCGGCCGGAACCGGATCAGCGACTGCGTCCAGGAGATGTTCGACGGGAAGGTGAGCGCGGTCACCAGCGACGCGGCGATCCTCGCCGGCTTCGTCACCGGCGACCGGCCGAGCGACGACGGTCGACGCTTCCCGGTCACCCTGCGCAACGTGAAGCCGCTCCGGCACTGGGACATCGGCGAGTCCGCAGCCGAGCGCTGGGGCGTCAACACCGGCCCGAAGGAGGCCCTGCGGGACCTGGTCGACATGGCGCTCTACGCGTCGGCGCGGGATCCGCGGAACTCGGCCTGGGAGGAGGCGTACACCGCCAACTTCCGGTGGCAGCAGCGCTACAACCTCCCGCAGTCGGTCGCGGTCCAGCAGCAACCCGATCCCCGGAAGGTGGAGGTGCGGCAGTGGCCGTGGGAGAGGATCGCGTTACCGGCCCCGGCGTACCCGGGCTCGCCGGCGGCCCCGGTCGGAGCGTTCGGCCCCGCCGGACGCCCGCGGCGCGGCAGGCGCAGCAGTGGCTGCTGA
- a CDS encoding sulfotransferase domain-containing protein: MIDRAVEFAKHHSPNSFRVAGRRAQMEARNARMRLTVPVVTRSEFDNVFHCTVRKTGSQWIKALFSDPAVYRHSGLLPYDPRFYSGGVTAPVPAGRTGLAIFLSHRRFESVPKAGTYRAFFVIRDPRDVVVSSYFSLRNSHAPMGDIPQARKVLQEKPKKEGMLHVIERLRDKKQFGQMRSWATAPPAETFRLFRYEDLTGERQAEEVDRLLRHCGITLPPAELAALLARYSFTNMKKGKEVPGRVSHYRKGAAGDWRNHFDDDIYAAYTRAAGDLAEVLGYPARDEAVGTRDGQEPATR, from the coding sequence ATGATTGATCGCGCAGTCGAATTCGCCAAGCACCACTCGCCGAATTCGTTCCGGGTCGCGGGCCGGCGGGCGCAGATGGAAGCACGCAACGCCCGGATGCGGCTCACCGTCCCGGTGGTCACCCGCAGCGAATTCGACAACGTCTTCCACTGCACCGTCCGCAAGACGGGCAGCCAGTGGATCAAGGCGCTGTTCAGCGACCCGGCCGTCTACCGGCACTCCGGCCTACTGCCCTACGACCCGCGCTTCTACTCCGGCGGGGTGACCGCGCCCGTCCCGGCGGGCCGCACCGGCCTGGCGATCTTCCTGTCCCACAGGCGCTTCGAGTCCGTCCCGAAGGCCGGTACGTACCGCGCGTTCTTCGTGATCCGCGACCCGCGGGACGTGGTGGTGTCGAGCTACTTCTCGTTGCGGAACTCGCACGCCCCGATGGGGGACATCCCGCAGGCGCGCAAGGTGCTCCAGGAGAAGCCGAAGAAGGAGGGCATGCTCCACGTCATCGAGCGCCTCCGCGACAAGAAGCAGTTCGGGCAGATGCGGTCGTGGGCGACGGCCCCGCCAGCGGAGACGTTCCGGTTGTTCCGCTACGAGGATCTGACCGGCGAGCGGCAGGCCGAGGAGGTCGACCGGCTGCTGCGGCACTGCGGGATCACGTTGCCGCCGGCCGAGCTGGCGGCCCTGCTCGCCCGGTACAGCTTCACCAACATGAAGAAGGGCAAGGAGGTGCCGGGCCGGGTCTCGCACTACCGCAAGGGCGCGGCCGGCGACTGGCGCAACCACTTCGACGACGACATCTACGCCGCCTACACCCGGGCGGCCGGCGACCTGGCCGAGGTGCTGGGCTATCCGGCCCGCGACGAGGCCGTCGGGACGCGCGACGGCCAGGAACCCGCCACGCGGTAG
- a CDS encoding class I SAM-dependent methyltransferase encodes MDRQRLSSIAHSHHPIAAPVSGVNVNRLLRRADRRPAARILDLGCGQAAWAMQALAHYPDGHADGVDTSGPALERAAAAAEARGLADRLTLHERDARGYVPDGDYDLVLCVGSTHVFDGVAGTLKAAGRHVHPDGILMLGEGFWQAPPTPEALAALDADPADHTDLAGLVDVVEQAGWTPIYAHVSDTAEWDNYEWSWIGSLTEWALDNPGHPNAAEALAVAREHRDQWLRGYRNLLGFATMVLRRA; translated from the coding sequence GTGGATCGCCAACGGCTCAGCAGCATCGCGCACTCGCACCATCCGATCGCCGCGCCGGTCTCCGGCGTGAACGTCAACCGGCTCCTGCGCCGCGCGGACCGGCGACCGGCGGCCCGCATCCTCGACCTCGGCTGCGGGCAGGCAGCCTGGGCGATGCAGGCCCTCGCCCACTACCCGGACGGGCACGCGGACGGCGTGGACACCAGCGGACCCGCCCTCGAACGCGCCGCCGCGGCGGCCGAGGCACGTGGGCTCGCCGACCGGCTCACCCTGCACGAGCGCGACGCCCGGGGGTACGTGCCGGACGGCGACTACGACCTGGTGCTGTGCGTCGGGTCGACCCACGTCTTCGACGGTGTCGCAGGCACGCTGAAGGCGGCCGGTCGACACGTGCACCCGGACGGCATCCTGATGCTCGGCGAGGGCTTCTGGCAGGCTCCGCCGACACCGGAGGCCCTGGCCGCGCTCGACGCCGATCCGGCGGATCACACCGACCTCGCCGGTCTGGTGGACGTCGTCGAACAGGCCGGCTGGACCCCGATCTACGCGCACGTCAGCGACACCGCCGAGTGGGACAACTACGAGTGGTCGTGGATCGGCTCGCTCACCGAGTGGGCGCTCGACAATCCCGGCCATCCGAATGCCGCCGAGGCGCTCGCGGTCGCCCGGGAGCATCGTGACCAGTGGCTCCGCGGTTACCGCAACCTGCTGGGCTTCGCGACCATGGTGCTGCGCCGCGCCTGA
- a CDS encoding nuclear transport factor 2 family protein encodes MPRTTQRDLVGEYFAGFRAGDHPRILATLTDDVEWVIHGHRTTRGRAEFDGEIENPAFAGSPQLDVQRVHEDGPVVVVTGEGRGVSVAHGPFRFAFNDLFTFRDGLIARVDSYVVPLP; translated from the coding sequence ATGCCCCGAACGACCCAGCGTGACCTGGTCGGCGAATACTTCGCCGGCTTCCGGGCCGGCGACCACCCGCGCATCCTGGCGACCCTGACCGACGACGTCGAGTGGGTCATCCACGGCCACCGGACCACCCGGGGCCGCGCCGAGTTCGACGGCGAGATCGAGAACCCGGCCTTCGCCGGCAGCCCGCAGCTCGACGTGCAGCGGGTGCACGAGGACGGCCCGGTGGTGGTGGTCACCGGCGAGGGCCGTGGGGTCAGCGTCGCGCACGGGCCGTTCCGCTTCGCCTTCAACGACCTGTTCACGTTCCGCGACGGGCTCATCGCCCGCGTCGACTCCTACGTCGTGCCGTTGCCGTGA
- a CDS encoding phosphatase PAP2 family protein produces MNYHLFQMINAGAGRVDAVDDVLEWAAIWLIYVLAALAVVPVLRRGRSAAGPALRVVASLGTAFLLGRVAAALSTEVRPFQTHHVHQLIPHTAGPSLPSDHATAAFTLAFAVGAFLSRRWGVALTVLAAIIGFARVWTGVHYPGDIAAGVLVAGVAVTAVAVTARLLGPRRQAPVGRDGRGDTFVPWG; encoded by the coding sequence GTGAACTACCACCTGTTCCAGATGATCAACGCGGGTGCGGGGAGGGTCGACGCCGTCGACGACGTCCTCGAGTGGGCGGCGATCTGGCTGATCTACGTGCTGGCGGCGCTGGCGGTGGTGCCGGTGCTGCGCCGGGGCCGGTCCGCCGCCGGCCCCGCCCTGCGGGTGGTCGCCTCGCTCGGGACCGCGTTCCTGCTGGGGCGGGTCGCCGCCGCGCTCAGCACGGAGGTACGCCCGTTCCAGACCCACCACGTGCACCAGTTGATCCCGCACACGGCCGGCCCGTCGCTGCCCAGCGACCACGCCACCGCGGCATTCACCCTGGCCTTCGCCGTCGGCGCCTTCCTGTCCCGACGCTGGGGGGTGGCGCTCACGGTCCTGGCGGCGATCATCGGATTCGCCCGGGTCTGGACCGGCGTGCACTATCCCGGCGACATCGCGGCCGGCGTTCTCGTCGCCGGCGTCGCCGTCACCGCCGTCGCGGTCACCGCGCGCCTGCTCGGGCCCCGGCGTCAGGCGCCGGTGGGCCGGGACGGCCGGGGCGACACCTTCGTGCCCTGGGGTTAA
- a CDS encoding HAD family hydrolase, with protein MSRPVIFDLFHTLVPGADDERDRVVGEMALDVGVEPAALVAAYHASWRDRLVRWDAEETVRVLAGRLGGRPTAEQVARAADRRIALARRVLGRVAASTLAVLDALRADGHPLALISNATSETAEAWPDGPLAPRFDVTVFSCTVGLAKPDPAIYRTAAQRLGVAPDACVYVGDGADGELAGAAAVGMTVLRTTEHADTDPSWGGRMITSLGEVPDLLGEPAEPRSVRPRGGGRPGLAGDPTMEPPAPVG; from the coding sequence GTGTCCCGACCGGTGATCTTCGACCTCTTCCACACTCTGGTGCCCGGCGCCGACGACGAGCGTGACCGGGTGGTCGGCGAGATGGCACTCGACGTCGGGGTGGAACCGGCTGCGCTCGTCGCCGCCTACCACGCGTCCTGGCGCGACCGACTGGTCCGGTGGGACGCCGAGGAAACCGTCCGGGTGCTCGCCGGTCGCCTCGGCGGCAGGCCGACCGCCGAGCAGGTGGCCCGGGCCGCCGACCGACGAATCGCCCTGGCACGTCGGGTGCTGGGCCGGGTCGCGGCCTCCACCCTGGCGGTCCTCGACGCGTTGCGCGCGGACGGCCACCCGCTGGCCCTGATCAGCAACGCCACCTCGGAGACCGCCGAGGCGTGGCCGGACGGCCCGCTCGCCCCCCGCTTCGACGTCACGGTCTTCTCCTGCACGGTCGGACTGGCCAAGCCGGACCCGGCGATCTACCGCACCGCCGCGCAGCGGCTGGGCGTCGCGCCGGACGCATGCGTCTACGTGGGCGACGGCGCGGACGGGGAACTGGCCGGCGCGGCAGCGGTCGGGATGACGGTGCTCCGGACCACGGAGCACGCCGACACCGACCCGAGCTGGGGCGGACGGATGATCACCAGCCTGGGCGAGGTCCCCGACCTGCTCGGCGAGCCGGCGGAGCCGCGGTCGGTCCGACCGCGCGGCGGAGGTCGTCCCGGCCTTGCCGGGGACCCCACAATGGAGCCGCCGGCACCGGTCGGGTGA
- a CDS encoding DinB family protein, with translation MGQEANLAPTEAESLLAVLERNRRTFAWKTSGLDEKGLGATVAASSMTLGGLVKHMALVETDWLAVKLAGEDYGAPWDGVDFDAEPDWEWRTGATDAPGEADALWRAAVERSRTLVAAVIEERGLSGPASFTWPDGRTPTVRAMLLDMIEEYARHTGHADLLREAVDGRVGEGAPSDFTF, from the coding sequence ATGGGTCAAGAAGCGAACCTCGCTCCCACCGAGGCGGAGTCCCTGCTCGCGGTCCTGGAGCGCAACCGGCGCACCTTCGCCTGGAAGACGTCCGGGCTCGACGAGAAGGGCCTCGGCGCGACCGTCGCCGCCTCCTCGATGACGCTCGGCGGTCTGGTCAAGCACATGGCCCTGGTCGAGACGGACTGGCTGGCCGTGAAGCTGGCCGGCGAGGACTACGGCGCCCCGTGGGACGGCGTCGACTTCGACGCCGAGCCGGACTGGGAGTGGCGGACCGGCGCGACGGACGCCCCGGGCGAGGCGGACGCGTTGTGGCGGGCCGCTGTCGAGCGCTCCCGCACGCTGGTGGCGGCCGTGATCGAGGAGCGCGGCCTGTCCGGCCCGGCGTCCTTCACCTGGCCGGACGGTCGCACACCCACGGTCCGCGCGATGCTCCTCGACATGATCGAGGAGTACGCGCGCCACACCGGGCACGCCGACCTGCTGCGCGAGGCGGTGGACGGGCGGGTCGGCGAGGGCGCGCCGTCGGACTTCACGTTCTGA
- a CDS encoding helix-turn-helix domain-containing protein: MDTGNTGVRARLDDHRLPDPVPAGEYECCPVTDVLRRLSDKWTLLLVTLLGQRPYRFNELHRAVDGISQRMLTRTLRTLESDGLVDREVLPTSPPSVEYRLTPLGVSLLEPLAVLAGWALDHHPAIVAARRRAG; this comes from the coding sequence ATGGACACAGGGAACACCGGTGTGCGTGCCCGACTCGATGACCACCGGCTGCCGGACCCGGTGCCGGCCGGCGAGTACGAGTGCTGCCCGGTCACCGATGTGCTCCGACGGCTCAGCGACAAGTGGACGCTGCTGCTGGTCACCCTGCTCGGGCAGCGGCCGTACCGGTTCAACGAGTTGCACCGGGCGGTCGACGGCATCAGCCAGCGGATGCTCACCCGGACGTTGCGTACGCTGGAGAGCGACGGACTGGTCGACCGGGAGGTGCTCCCGACGTCGCCGCCGAGCGTCGAGTACCGGCTGACGCCCCTGGGCGTCAGCCTGCTGGAGCCGCTCGCCGTGCTGGCCGGCTGGGCGCTCGACCACCACCCCGCCATCGTCGCGGCGCGCCGGCGAGCCGGCTGA
- a CDS encoding phosphoribosyltransferase family protein has protein sequence MTRDDLVRQIEERSRLTGTFLLRSGRTADEYFDKYQFEADPLLLDAVAAQMAGLVPAGTEVLAGLEMGGIAIVTALGRHTGLPCAFVRKAAKRYGTARLAEGADVAGRQVLVVEDVVTSGGQVVLSTRELRNLGARIDDAVCVIDRQEGGAEALAVEGVTLRPLLVRDDFAR, from the coding sequence GTGACGCGTGACGATCTCGTACGTCAGATCGAGGAAAGATCCCGGCTCACCGGGACGTTCCTCCTCCGGTCCGGCCGCACCGCCGACGAGTACTTCGACAAGTATCAGTTCGAGGCCGATCCGCTGCTGTTGGATGCCGTCGCGGCGCAGATGGCCGGCCTGGTTCCCGCCGGAACCGAGGTGTTGGCCGGCCTGGAGATGGGTGGCATCGCGATCGTGACGGCACTTGGCCGCCACACCGGCCTGCCCTGCGCGTTCGTTCGCAAGGCCGCGAAGCGGTACGGTACGGCGCGTCTGGCGGAGGGCGCGGACGTGGCCGGACGGCAGGTGCTCGTGGTCGAGGACGTGGTGACCTCCGGCGGGCAGGTGGTGCTGTCGACGCGGGAGCTGCGGAACCTCGGTGCCCGGATCGACGACGCGGTATGCGTGATCGATCGCCAGGAGGGCGGGGCCGAGGCGTTGGCCGTGGAGGGGGTCACGCTGCGTCCGCTCCTCGTCCGCGACGATTTCGCGCGGTGA
- a CDS encoding oxidoreductase: MTGEQLPGGAYQVGDLTLTRMGYGAMQLAGPGVFGPPRDRDAAVAVLRTAVELGIRHIDTADFYGPHVTNEIIRAALAPYPDDLHIVTKVGNRRDERGGWPPARTPAELTQQVHDNLRRLGVEALDVVNLRVGGFDTPEPGSVAEPFGALAELREQGLIRHLGLSTVTADQLAEAQSIAPVVCVQNLYNLANRADDALVDTTARQGVAFVPYFPLGGFSPLQSGILDGVAKRLDTTPMAVALAWLLRRSPNILLIPGTSSVAHLRENVAGAALDLPADALAELGAIGG; the protein is encoded by the coding sequence ATGACCGGCGAGCAGCTTCCCGGAGGCGCCTACCAGGTCGGCGACCTCACCCTGACCCGGATGGGTTACGGCGCCATGCAACTGGCCGGTCCGGGTGTGTTCGGCCCGCCCCGGGACCGCGACGCCGCCGTGGCGGTGCTGCGGACGGCGGTCGAGCTGGGCATCCGGCACATCGACACGGCGGATTTCTACGGCCCGCACGTCACCAACGAGATCATCCGTGCGGCGCTCGCGCCCTACCCGGACGACCTGCACATCGTGACCAAGGTCGGCAACCGCCGCGACGAGCGGGGCGGGTGGCCGCCCGCCCGCACGCCGGCCGAGCTGACCCAGCAGGTGCACGACAACCTGCGCCGCCTCGGTGTCGAGGCGCTCGACGTGGTGAACCTGCGCGTCGGCGGCTTCGACACCCCCGAGCCGGGCTCGGTCGCCGAGCCGTTCGGCGCGCTCGCCGAGCTGCGCGAGCAGGGGCTGATCCGGCACCTGGGGCTGAGCACGGTCACCGCGGACCAACTCGCCGAGGCTCAGTCGATCGCCCCGGTGGTGTGCGTGCAGAACCTCTACAACCTGGCCAACCGCGCCGACGACGCGTTGGTCGACACCACCGCCCGGCAGGGCGTCGCGTTCGTGCCCTACTTCCCGCTGGGCGGCTTCTCGCCGTTGCAGTCCGGCATCCTGGACGGGGTCGCGAAGCGACTGGACACCACGCCGATGGCCGTCGCGCTGGCCTGGTTGCTGCGCCGCTCGCCGAACATCCTGCTCATCCCCGGCACGTCCTCGGTCGCGCACCTGCGCGAGAACGTCGCCGGCGCGGCCCTGGACCTGCCCGCCGACGCGCTCGCCGAGCTGGGCGCGATCGGCGGGTGA
- a CDS encoding SRPBCC domain-containing protein, which translates to MSARAELHGDELVARRHLDAAPARVWTAFTTPARIAAFWGGSHATVPPGSVTVDLRAGGEFALDTRAPDGATRRLRFVYVRVDPPRELVFDEPVTGLRTIVTLRPADGGTDLTVHQCRLPPELRSTRATDGLASILDALADHLDHEGDSHAPNDPA; encoded by the coding sequence GTGAGCGCCCGCGCCGAGCTGCACGGCGACGAACTGGTCGCCCGACGCCATCTGGACGCCGCGCCCGCGCGGGTCTGGACCGCCTTCACCACCCCGGCGCGCATCGCCGCGTTCTGGGGCGGCTCGCACGCCACGGTGCCGCCCGGGTCGGTCACCGTCGACCTGCGCGCCGGCGGCGAGTTCGCGCTCGACACCCGCGCGCCGGACGGCGCGACCCGTCGGCTGCGCTTCGTCTACGTCCGCGTCGACCCACCACGCGAACTCGTGTTCGACGAACCGGTCACCGGCCTGCGCACCATCGTGACCCTGCGCCCTGCCGACGGCGGCACCGACCTCACCGTGCACCAGTGCCGGCTGCCGCCGGAACTGCGCAGCACCCGGGCGACCGACGGGCTCGCCTCGATCCTCGACGCCCTGGCCGACCATCTCGACCACGAAGGAGACAGCCATGCCCCGAACGACCCAGCGTGA
- a CDS encoding metalloregulator ArsR/SmtB family transcription factor, with amino-acid sequence MPDLDLAFAALGDPVRRALVTRLAHGDATVGELAEPFDLTPQAISHHVGVLRRCGLVEQRRAGTRRPCRLRADQLALIGAWIDEQRRAWHDRLDALEEHLTDEEGVR; translated from the coding sequence ATGCCTGATCTCGACCTCGCCTTCGCGGCGCTCGGCGACCCGGTCCGCCGGGCACTGGTGACCCGCCTCGCCCACGGTGACGCCACCGTCGGCGAGCTGGCCGAGCCCTTCGACCTCACCCCACAGGCGATCTCCCATCACGTCGGCGTCCTGCGGCGCTGCGGGCTGGTGGAGCAGCGGCGTGCGGGCACCCGGCGACCCTGCCGGCTCCGGGCCGACCAGCTCGCACTGATCGGCGCCTGGATCGACGAGCAGCGGCGGGCCTGGCACGACCGGCTCGACGCGCTCGAGGAGCACCTTACCGACGAGGAGGGCGTGCGGTGA